A window from Macaca fascicularis isolate 582-1 chromosome 20, T2T-MFA8v1.1 encodes these proteins:
- the CIITA gene encoding MHC class II transactivator isoform X28: protein MELGPLEGSYLELLNSDADPLCLYHIYDQMDLAGEEEIELYSEPDTDTINCDQFSRLLCDMEGDEETREAYANIAELDQYVFQDSQLEGLSKDIFKHIGPDEVIGDSMEMPAEVGQKSQKRPFPEELPADLKHWKPAEPPAVVTGSFLVGPVSNSSTLPCLPLPTLFNQEPASGRMRLEETNQMPMPSSSSSLSCLNLPEGPIQFVPTVSTVPQGLWQISGTGTGVSSIFIYHGEVPQASQVPPPSGLTVHGLPTSPDRPGSTSPFAPSATDLPSMPEPALISRANVTEHKTSPTQCQAAGEVSNKLPKWPESVEQFYRSLQDTYRAEPTGPDGILMEVDLVQARLERSSSKSLERELATPDWAERQLAQGGLAEGLLAAKEHRRPRETQVIAMLGKAGQGKSYWAGAVSRAWACGRLPQYDFVFSVPCHCLNRPGDVYRLQDLLFSLGPRPLVAADEVFSHIVKRPDRILLILDAFEELEAQDGFLHSTCGPALAEPCSLRGLLAGLFQKKLLRGCTLLLTARPRGRLVQSLSKADALFELSGFSMEQAQAYVMRYFECSGMTEHQDRALALLRDRPFLLSHSHSPTLCQAVCQLSEALLELGEDAELPSTLTGLYVGLLGRAALNGPPGALAELAKLAWELGRRHQSTLQENQFPSADVRTWAMAKGLVQHPPGATESELAFPSFLLQCFLGALWLALSGEIKDKELPQYLALTPRKKRPYDNWLEGVPRFLTGLIFQPRARCLGALVGPSATAFADRKQKVLARYLKRLQPGTLRARQLLELLHCAHEAEEAGIWQHVVQELPARLSFLGTRLTPPDAHVLGKALEAAGQDFALDLRNTGIDPSGLGSLVGLSCVTHFRAALSDTVALWESLRQHGETELLQAAEEKFTIEPFKAKSLKDVEDLGKLVQTQRTRSSSEDTAGELPAVRDLKKLEFALGPISGPQAFPKLVRILTAFSSLQHLDLDALSENKIGDEGVSQLSATFPQLKSLETLKQGLALSPRLEYSGMIIALQP from the exons ATGGAGTTGGGGCCCCTAGAAGGCAGCTACCTGGAGCTTCTCAACAGCGATGCTGACCCCCTGTGCCTCTACCACATCTATGACCAGATGGACCTGGCTGGAGAAGAAGAGATTGAGCTCTACTCAG AACCCGACACGGACACCATCAACTGTGACCAGTTCAGCAGGCTGTTGTGTGACATGGAAGGCGATGAAGAGACCAGGGAGGCTTATGCCAATATCG CGGAACTGGACCAGTATGTGTTCCAGGACTCCCAGCTGGAGGGCCTGAGCAAAGACATTTTCA AGCACATAGGACCAGATGAAGTGATCGGTGACAGTATGGAGATGCCAGCAGAAGTTGGGCAGAAAAGTCAGAAAAGAC CCTTCCCAGAGGAGCTTCCGGCAGACCTGAAGCACTGGAAGCCAG CTGAGCCCCCCGCTGTGGTGACTGGCAGTTTCTTGGTGGGACCAGTGAGCAACtcctccaccctgccctgcctgccaCTGCCTACTCTGTTCAACCAGGAGCCAGCCTCCGGCCGGATGCGCCTAGAGGAAACCAATCAGATGCCCA TGCCTTCCTCCAGTTCCTCGTTGAGCTGCCTGAATCTCCCTGAGGGACCCATCCAGTTTGTCCCCACCGTCTCCACTGTGCCCCAGGGGCTCTGGCAAATCTCTGGGACTGGAACAGGGGTCTCCAGTATATTCATCTACCACG GTGAGGTGCCCCAGGCCAGCCAAGTACCCCCTCCCAGTGGACTCACTGTCCATGGCCTCCCGACATCTCCAGACCGACCAGGCTCCACCAGCCCCTTCGCTCCATCAGCCACTGACCTGCCCAGCATGCCTGAACCTGCCCTGATCTCCCGAGCAAACGTGACAG AGCACAAGACGTCCCCCACCCAATGCCAGGCAGCTGGAGAGGTCTCCAACAAGCTTCCAAAATGGCCTG AGTCGGTGGAGCAGTTCTACCGCTCACTGCAGGACACGTATCGGGCCGAGCCCACAGGCCCCGATGGCATCCTGATGGAGGTGGATCTGGTGCaggccaggctggagagaagcagcagcaagagCCTGGAGCGGGAACTGGCCACCCCAGACTGGGCAGAACGGCAGCTGGCCCAAGGAGGCCTGGCTGAGGGTCTGCTGGCTGCCAAGGAGCACCGGAGGCCACGTGAGACACAAGTGATTGCTATGCTGGGCAAAGCTGGTCAGGGCAAGAGCTATTGGGCTGGGGCAGTGAGCCGGGCCTGGGCTTGTGGCCGGCTTCCCCAATACGACTTTGTCTTCTCTGTCCCCTGCCACTGCTTGAACCGCCCGGGGGATGTCTACCGCCTGCAGGACCTGCTCTTCTCCCTGGGCCCACGGCCACTCGTGGCAGCCGATGAAGTTTTCAGCCACATCGTAAAGAGACCTGACCGCATTCTGCTCATCCTAGACGCCTTTGAGGAGCTGGAAGCGCAAGACGGCTTCCTGCACAGCACATGCGGCCCGGCACTGGCCGAGCCCTGCTCCCTCCGGGGACTGCTAGCTGGCCTTTTCCAGAAGAAGCTGCTCCGAGGTTGCACCCTCCTCCTCACAGCCCGGCCCCGGGGTCGCCTGGTCCAGAGCCTGAGCAAGGCCGACGCCCTGTTTGAGCTGTCTGGGTTCTCCATGGAGCAGGCCCAGGCCTATGTGATGCGCTACTTTGAGTGCTCAGGGATGACCGAGCACCAAGACAGAGCCCTGGCGCTCCTCCGGGACCGGCCATTTCTTCTCAGTCACAGCCATAGCCCCactttgtgccaggcagtgtgcCAGCTCTCAGAGGCCCTACTGGAGCTTGGGGAGGACGCCGAGCTGCCCTCCACACTCACGGGACTCTATGTCGGCCTGCTGGGCCGTGCAGCCCTCAATGGCCCCCCGGGGGCCCTGGCAGAGCTGGCCAAGTTGGCCTGGGAGCTGGGCCGCAGACACCAAAGTACCCTACAGGAGAACCAGTTCCCATCTGCAGACGTGAGGACCTGGGCGATGGCCAAAGGCTTAGTGCAACACCCCCCAGGGGCCACAGAGTCCGAGCTGGCCTTCCCCAGCTTCCTCCTGCAATGCTTCCTGGGGGCCCTGTGGCTGGCTCTGAGTGGTGAAATCAAGGACAAGGAGCTCCCGCAGTATCTAGCATTGACCCCAAGGAAGAAGAGGCCCTATGACAACTGGCTGGAGGGCGTGCCACGCTTTCTGACTGGGCTGATCTTCCAGCCTCGCGCCCGCTGCCTGGGAGCCCTAGTCGGGCCATCGGCGACTGCCTTCGCGGACAGGAAGCAGAAGGTGCTAGCAAGGTACTTGAAGCGGCTGCAGCCGGGCACACTGCGGGCGCGGCAGCTGCTGGAGCTGCTGCACTGTGCCCACGAGGCTGAGGAGGCTGGAATTTGGCAGCACGTGGTGCAGGAGCTCCCTGCCCGCCTCTCTTTTCTGGGCACCCGTCTTACACCTCCCGATGCACATGTATTGGGCAAGGCCTTGGAGGCTGCAGGCCAAGACTTCGCCCTGGACCTCCGCAACACTGGCATTGACCCCTCTGGATTGGGGAGCCTCGTGGGACTCAGCTGTGTCACCCATTTCAG GGCTGCCTTGAGCGACACGGTGGCGCTGTGGGAGTCCCTGCGGCAGCATGGGGAGACTGAGCTACTTCAGGCAGCAGAGGAGAAGTTCACCATTGAACCTTTCAAAGCCAAGTCCCTGAAGGATGTGGAAGACCTGGGAAAGCTTGTGCAGACTCAGAG GACAAGAAGTTCCTCGGAAGACACAGCTGGGGAACTCCCTGCTGTTCGGGACCTAAAGAAACTGGAGTTTGC GCTGGGCCCCATCTCAGGCCCCCAGGCTTTCCCCAAACTGGTGCGGATCCTCACGGCCTTTTCCTCCCTGCAGCATCTGGA CCTGGATGCGCTGAGTGAGAACAAGATCGGGGACGAGGGTGTCTCGCAGCTCTCAGCCACCTTCCCCCAGCTGAAGTCCCTGGAAACTCTCAA acaagggctcgctctgtcacccaggctggaatatagtggtatgatcatagctctacagccttga
- the CIITA gene encoding MHC class II transactivator isoform X29, protein MELGPLEGSYLELLNSDADPLCLYHIYDQMDLAGEEEIELYSEPDTDTINCDQFSRLLCDMEGDEETREAYANIAELDQYVFQDSQLEGLSKDIFKHIGPDEVIGDSMEMPAEVGQKSQKRPFPEELPADLKHWKPVPSSSSSLSCLNLPEGPIQFVPTVSTVPQGLWQISGTGTGVSSIFIYHGEVPQASQVPPPSGLTVHGLPTSPDRPGSTSPFAPSATDLPSMPEPALISRANVTEHKTSPTQCQAAGEVSNKLPKWPESVEQFYRSLQDTYRAEPTGPDGILMEVDLVQARLERSSSKSLERELATPDWAERQLAQGGLAEGLLAAKEHRRPRETQVIAMLGKAGQGKSYWAGAVSRAWACGRLPQYDFVFSVPCHCLNRPGDVYRLQDLLFSLGPRPLVAADEVFSHIVKRPDRILLILDAFEELEAQDGFLHSTCGPALAEPCSLRGLLAGLFQKKLLRGCTLLLTARPRGRLVQSLSKADALFELSGFSMEQAQAYVMRYFECSGMTEHQDRALALLRDRPFLLSHSHSPTLCQAVCQLSEALLELGEDAELPSTLTGLYVGLLGRAALNGPPGALAELAKLAWELGRRHQSTLQENQFPSADVRTWAMAKGLVQHPPGATESELAFPSFLLQCFLGALWLALSGEIKDKELPQYLALTPRKKRPYDNWLEGVPRFLTGLIFQPRARCLGALVGPSATAFADRKQKVLARYLKRLQPGTLRARQLLELLHCAHEAEEAGIWQHVVQELPARLSFLGTRLTPPDAHVLGKALEAAGQDFALDLRNTGIDPSGLGSLVGLSCVTHFRAALSDTVALWESLRQHGETELLQAAEEKFTIEPFKAKSLKDVEDLGKLVQTQRTRSSSEDTAGELPAVRDLKKLEFALGPISGPQAFPKLVRILTAFSSLQHLDLDALSENKIGDEGVSQLSATFPQLKSLETLKQGLALSPRLEYSGMIIALQP, encoded by the exons ATGGAGTTGGGGCCCCTAGAAGGCAGCTACCTGGAGCTTCTCAACAGCGATGCTGACCCCCTGTGCCTCTACCACATCTATGACCAGATGGACCTGGCTGGAGAAGAAGAGATTGAGCTCTACTCAG AACCCGACACGGACACCATCAACTGTGACCAGTTCAGCAGGCTGTTGTGTGACATGGAAGGCGATGAAGAGACCAGGGAGGCTTATGCCAATATCG CGGAACTGGACCAGTATGTGTTCCAGGACTCCCAGCTGGAGGGCCTGAGCAAAGACATTTTCA AGCACATAGGACCAGATGAAGTGATCGGTGACAGTATGGAGATGCCAGCAGAAGTTGGGCAGAAAAGTCAGAAAAGAC CCTTCCCAGAGGAGCTTCCGGCAGACCTGAAGCACTGGAAGCCAG TGCCTTCCTCCAGTTCCTCGTTGAGCTGCCTGAATCTCCCTGAGGGACCCATCCAGTTTGTCCCCACCGTCTCCACTGTGCCCCAGGGGCTCTGGCAAATCTCTGGGACTGGAACAGGGGTCTCCAGTATATTCATCTACCACG GTGAGGTGCCCCAGGCCAGCCAAGTACCCCCTCCCAGTGGACTCACTGTCCATGGCCTCCCGACATCTCCAGACCGACCAGGCTCCACCAGCCCCTTCGCTCCATCAGCCACTGACCTGCCCAGCATGCCTGAACCTGCCCTGATCTCCCGAGCAAACGTGACAG AGCACAAGACGTCCCCCACCCAATGCCAGGCAGCTGGAGAGGTCTCCAACAAGCTTCCAAAATGGCCTG AGTCGGTGGAGCAGTTCTACCGCTCACTGCAGGACACGTATCGGGCCGAGCCCACAGGCCCCGATGGCATCCTGATGGAGGTGGATCTGGTGCaggccaggctggagagaagcagcagcaagagCCTGGAGCGGGAACTGGCCACCCCAGACTGGGCAGAACGGCAGCTGGCCCAAGGAGGCCTGGCTGAGGGTCTGCTGGCTGCCAAGGAGCACCGGAGGCCACGTGAGACACAAGTGATTGCTATGCTGGGCAAAGCTGGTCAGGGCAAGAGCTATTGGGCTGGGGCAGTGAGCCGGGCCTGGGCTTGTGGCCGGCTTCCCCAATACGACTTTGTCTTCTCTGTCCCCTGCCACTGCTTGAACCGCCCGGGGGATGTCTACCGCCTGCAGGACCTGCTCTTCTCCCTGGGCCCACGGCCACTCGTGGCAGCCGATGAAGTTTTCAGCCACATCGTAAAGAGACCTGACCGCATTCTGCTCATCCTAGACGCCTTTGAGGAGCTGGAAGCGCAAGACGGCTTCCTGCACAGCACATGCGGCCCGGCACTGGCCGAGCCCTGCTCCCTCCGGGGACTGCTAGCTGGCCTTTTCCAGAAGAAGCTGCTCCGAGGTTGCACCCTCCTCCTCACAGCCCGGCCCCGGGGTCGCCTGGTCCAGAGCCTGAGCAAGGCCGACGCCCTGTTTGAGCTGTCTGGGTTCTCCATGGAGCAGGCCCAGGCCTATGTGATGCGCTACTTTGAGTGCTCAGGGATGACCGAGCACCAAGACAGAGCCCTGGCGCTCCTCCGGGACCGGCCATTTCTTCTCAGTCACAGCCATAGCCCCactttgtgccaggcagtgtgcCAGCTCTCAGAGGCCCTACTGGAGCTTGGGGAGGACGCCGAGCTGCCCTCCACACTCACGGGACTCTATGTCGGCCTGCTGGGCCGTGCAGCCCTCAATGGCCCCCCGGGGGCCCTGGCAGAGCTGGCCAAGTTGGCCTGGGAGCTGGGCCGCAGACACCAAAGTACCCTACAGGAGAACCAGTTCCCATCTGCAGACGTGAGGACCTGGGCGATGGCCAAAGGCTTAGTGCAACACCCCCCAGGGGCCACAGAGTCCGAGCTGGCCTTCCCCAGCTTCCTCCTGCAATGCTTCCTGGGGGCCCTGTGGCTGGCTCTGAGTGGTGAAATCAAGGACAAGGAGCTCCCGCAGTATCTAGCATTGACCCCAAGGAAGAAGAGGCCCTATGACAACTGGCTGGAGGGCGTGCCACGCTTTCTGACTGGGCTGATCTTCCAGCCTCGCGCCCGCTGCCTGGGAGCCCTAGTCGGGCCATCGGCGACTGCCTTCGCGGACAGGAAGCAGAAGGTGCTAGCAAGGTACTTGAAGCGGCTGCAGCCGGGCACACTGCGGGCGCGGCAGCTGCTGGAGCTGCTGCACTGTGCCCACGAGGCTGAGGAGGCTGGAATTTGGCAGCACGTGGTGCAGGAGCTCCCTGCCCGCCTCTCTTTTCTGGGCACCCGTCTTACACCTCCCGATGCACATGTATTGGGCAAGGCCTTGGAGGCTGCAGGCCAAGACTTCGCCCTGGACCTCCGCAACACTGGCATTGACCCCTCTGGATTGGGGAGCCTCGTGGGACTCAGCTGTGTCACCCATTTCAG GGCTGCCTTGAGCGACACGGTGGCGCTGTGGGAGTCCCTGCGGCAGCATGGGGAGACTGAGCTACTTCAGGCAGCAGAGGAGAAGTTCACCATTGAACCTTTCAAAGCCAAGTCCCTGAAGGATGTGGAAGACCTGGGAAAGCTTGTGCAGACTCAGAG GACAAGAAGTTCCTCGGAAGACACAGCTGGGGAACTCCCTGCTGTTCGGGACCTAAAGAAACTGGAGTTTGC GCTGGGCCCCATCTCAGGCCCCCAGGCTTTCCCCAAACTGGTGCGGATCCTCACGGCCTTTTCCTCCCTGCAGCATCTGGA CCTGGATGCGCTGAGTGAGAACAAGATCGGGGACGAGGGTGTCTCGCAGCTCTCAGCCACCTTCCCCCAGCTGAAGTCCCTGGAAACTCTCAA acaagggctcgctctgtcacccaggctggaatatagtggtatgatcatagctctacagccttga
- the CIITA gene encoding MHC class II transactivator isoform X10 produces the protein MELGPLEGSYLELLNSDADPLCLYHIYDQMDLAGEEEIELYSEPDTDTINCDQFSRLLCDMEGDEETREAYANIAELDQYVFQDSQLEGLSKDIFKHIGPDEVIGDSMEMPAEVGQKSQKRPFPEELPADLKHWKPAEPPAVVTGSFLVGPVSNSSTLPCLPLPTLFNQEPASGRMRLEETNQMPMPSSSSSLSCLNLPEGPIQFVPTVSTVPQGLWQISGTGTGVSSIFIYHGEVPQASQVPPPSGLTVHGLPTSPDRPGSTSPFAPSATDLPSMPEPALISRANVTEHKTSPTQCQAAGEVSNKLPKWPESVEQFYRSLQDTYRAEPTGPDGILMEVDLVQARLERSSSKSLERELATPDWAERQLAQGGLAEGLLAAKEHRRPRETQVIAMLGKAGQGKSYWAGAVSRAWACGRLPQYDFVFSVPCHCLNRPGDVYRLQDLLFSLGPRPLVAADEVFSHIVKRPDRILLILDAFEELEAQDGFLHSTCGPALAEPCSLRGLLAGLFQKKLLRGCTLLLTARPRGRLVQSLSKADALFELSGFSMEQAQAYVMRYFECSGMTEHQDRALALLRDRPFLLSHSHSPTLCQAVCQLSEALLELGEDAELPSTLTGLYVGLLGRAALNGPPGALAELAKLAWELGRRHQSTLQENQFPSADVRTWAMAKGLVQHPPGATESELAFPSFLLQCFLGALWLALSGEIKDKELPQYLALTPRKKRPYDNWLEGVPRFLTGLIFQPRARCLGALVGPSATAFADRKQKVLARYLKRLQPGTLRARQLLELLHCAHEAEEAGIWQHVVQELPARLSFLGTRLTPPDAHVLGKALEAAGQDFALDLRNTGIDPSGLGSLVGLSCVTHFRAALSDTVALWESLRQHGETELLQAAEEKFTIEPFKAKSLKDVEDLGKLVQTQRTRSSSEDTAGELPAVRDLKKLEFALGPISGPQAFPKLVRILTAFSSLQHLDLDALSENKIGDEGVSQLSATFPQLKSLETLNLSQNSITDLGAYKLAEGLPSLAASLLRLSLYNNCICDMGAESLARVLPDMVSLRVMDVQYNKFTAAGAQQLAASLRKCPHVETLAMWTPTIPFSVQEHLQQQDSRISLR, from the exons ATGGAGTTGGGGCCCCTAGAAGGCAGCTACCTGGAGCTTCTCAACAGCGATGCTGACCCCCTGTGCCTCTACCACATCTATGACCAGATGGACCTGGCTGGAGAAGAAGAGATTGAGCTCTACTCAG AACCCGACACGGACACCATCAACTGTGACCAGTTCAGCAGGCTGTTGTGTGACATGGAAGGCGATGAAGAGACCAGGGAGGCTTATGCCAATATCG CGGAACTGGACCAGTATGTGTTCCAGGACTCCCAGCTGGAGGGCCTGAGCAAAGACATTTTCA AGCACATAGGACCAGATGAAGTGATCGGTGACAGTATGGAGATGCCAGCAGAAGTTGGGCAGAAAAGTCAGAAAAGAC CCTTCCCAGAGGAGCTTCCGGCAGACCTGAAGCACTGGAAGCCAG CTGAGCCCCCCGCTGTGGTGACTGGCAGTTTCTTGGTGGGACCAGTGAGCAACtcctccaccctgccctgcctgccaCTGCCTACTCTGTTCAACCAGGAGCCAGCCTCCGGCCGGATGCGCCTAGAGGAAACCAATCAGATGCCCA TGCCTTCCTCCAGTTCCTCGTTGAGCTGCCTGAATCTCCCTGAGGGACCCATCCAGTTTGTCCCCACCGTCTCCACTGTGCCCCAGGGGCTCTGGCAAATCTCTGGGACTGGAACAGGGGTCTCCAGTATATTCATCTACCACG GTGAGGTGCCCCAGGCCAGCCAAGTACCCCCTCCCAGTGGACTCACTGTCCATGGCCTCCCGACATCTCCAGACCGACCAGGCTCCACCAGCCCCTTCGCTCCATCAGCCACTGACCTGCCCAGCATGCCTGAACCTGCCCTGATCTCCCGAGCAAACGTGACAG AGCACAAGACGTCCCCCACCCAATGCCAGGCAGCTGGAGAGGTCTCCAACAAGCTTCCAAAATGGCCTG AGTCGGTGGAGCAGTTCTACCGCTCACTGCAGGACACGTATCGGGCCGAGCCCACAGGCCCCGATGGCATCCTGATGGAGGTGGATCTGGTGCaggccaggctggagagaagcagcagcaagagCCTGGAGCGGGAACTGGCCACCCCAGACTGGGCAGAACGGCAGCTGGCCCAAGGAGGCCTGGCTGAGGGTCTGCTGGCTGCCAAGGAGCACCGGAGGCCACGTGAGACACAAGTGATTGCTATGCTGGGCAAAGCTGGTCAGGGCAAGAGCTATTGGGCTGGGGCAGTGAGCCGGGCCTGGGCTTGTGGCCGGCTTCCCCAATACGACTTTGTCTTCTCTGTCCCCTGCCACTGCTTGAACCGCCCGGGGGATGTCTACCGCCTGCAGGACCTGCTCTTCTCCCTGGGCCCACGGCCACTCGTGGCAGCCGATGAAGTTTTCAGCCACATCGTAAAGAGACCTGACCGCATTCTGCTCATCCTAGACGCCTTTGAGGAGCTGGAAGCGCAAGACGGCTTCCTGCACAGCACATGCGGCCCGGCACTGGCCGAGCCCTGCTCCCTCCGGGGACTGCTAGCTGGCCTTTTCCAGAAGAAGCTGCTCCGAGGTTGCACCCTCCTCCTCACAGCCCGGCCCCGGGGTCGCCTGGTCCAGAGCCTGAGCAAGGCCGACGCCCTGTTTGAGCTGTCTGGGTTCTCCATGGAGCAGGCCCAGGCCTATGTGATGCGCTACTTTGAGTGCTCAGGGATGACCGAGCACCAAGACAGAGCCCTGGCGCTCCTCCGGGACCGGCCATTTCTTCTCAGTCACAGCCATAGCCCCactttgtgccaggcagtgtgcCAGCTCTCAGAGGCCCTACTGGAGCTTGGGGAGGACGCCGAGCTGCCCTCCACACTCACGGGACTCTATGTCGGCCTGCTGGGCCGTGCAGCCCTCAATGGCCCCCCGGGGGCCCTGGCAGAGCTGGCCAAGTTGGCCTGGGAGCTGGGCCGCAGACACCAAAGTACCCTACAGGAGAACCAGTTCCCATCTGCAGACGTGAGGACCTGGGCGATGGCCAAAGGCTTAGTGCAACACCCCCCAGGGGCCACAGAGTCCGAGCTGGCCTTCCCCAGCTTCCTCCTGCAATGCTTCCTGGGGGCCCTGTGGCTGGCTCTGAGTGGTGAAATCAAGGACAAGGAGCTCCCGCAGTATCTAGCATTGACCCCAAGGAAGAAGAGGCCCTATGACAACTGGCTGGAGGGCGTGCCACGCTTTCTGACTGGGCTGATCTTCCAGCCTCGCGCCCGCTGCCTGGGAGCCCTAGTCGGGCCATCGGCGACTGCCTTCGCGGACAGGAAGCAGAAGGTGCTAGCAAGGTACTTGAAGCGGCTGCAGCCGGGCACACTGCGGGCGCGGCAGCTGCTGGAGCTGCTGCACTGTGCCCACGAGGCTGAGGAGGCTGGAATTTGGCAGCACGTGGTGCAGGAGCTCCCTGCCCGCCTCTCTTTTCTGGGCACCCGTCTTACACCTCCCGATGCACATGTATTGGGCAAGGCCTTGGAGGCTGCAGGCCAAGACTTCGCCCTGGACCTCCGCAACACTGGCATTGACCCCTCTGGATTGGGGAGCCTCGTGGGACTCAGCTGTGTCACCCATTTCAG GGCTGCCTTGAGCGACACGGTGGCGCTGTGGGAGTCCCTGCGGCAGCATGGGGAGACTGAGCTACTTCAGGCAGCAGAGGAGAAGTTCACCATTGAACCTTTCAAAGCCAAGTCCCTGAAGGATGTGGAAGACCTGGGAAAGCTTGTGCAGACTCAGAG GACAAGAAGTTCCTCGGAAGACACAGCTGGGGAACTCCCTGCTGTTCGGGACCTAAAGAAACTGGAGTTTGC GCTGGGCCCCATCTCAGGCCCCCAGGCTTTCCCCAAACTGGTGCGGATCCTCACGGCCTTTTCCTCCCTGCAGCATCTGGA CCTGGATGCGCTGAGTGAGAACAAGATCGGGGACGAGGGTGTCTCGCAGCTCTCAGCCACCTTCCCCCAGCTGAAGTCCCTGGAAACTCTCAA